A part of Chitinimonas koreensis genomic DNA contains:
- a CDS encoding cyclic peptide export ABC transporter — protein MKVIHHLIRQSWPLMLLAALAGLVNGASGASLAKTIGDGVSAQGAAAGLGGRFAWLCAAFFATKLLSELVLIHLTQDAVHRLRVALSRKLLATPVRKLQALGHAELLAIMTNDINLLVQAFQMLPQVFGNLAVVAGCMAWMAWLSWPLALAAALLLGVGLAIYHVAEYVPLRYMYRLREQMGRLYQDFRDLIEGSRELQLNARKGEQFVAEVVVPDSQGFKRLYLASMGIYSLIANLNNILFYGLIGAVVFAAPLWIAAEPAVLTAFALILLFLIKPINDMLYALPVIRQAGVALDKIAQLEGDLDAAAPPPAAPAFERRGGPLLALRQVVHHYPGPTEDRQFMLGPIDLAIERGEIVFIVGGNGSGKTTLAMLILGLYPPERGSIALDGQEVTAANLAHYRQHFSAVFADFHLFEQLLEAGQPELQARAMHYLDKLGMAHKVQVADGKFSTVALSSGQRKRLALVSAYLEDRPIYLFDEWAADQDPAFKRVFYTELLPELKRRGKTVLIVSHDDAYFACADRIVKLEDGQLKQAQRQPEEDLCV, from the coding sequence ATGAAAGTCATCCATCACCTGATCCGCCAATCCTGGCCGCTGATGCTGCTGGCGGCGCTGGCCGGACTCGTCAACGGCGCCAGCGGCGCCAGCCTCGCCAAGACCATCGGCGACGGCGTGTCGGCCCAGGGCGCGGCCGCCGGGCTGGGCGGCCGCTTCGCCTGGCTGTGCGCCGCCTTCTTCGCCACCAAGCTGCTGTCCGAGCTGGTGCTGATCCACCTGACCCAGGACGCGGTCCACCGCCTGCGCGTGGCGCTGAGCCGCAAGCTGCTGGCCACCCCGGTGCGCAAGCTGCAGGCGCTGGGCCACGCCGAGCTGCTGGCGATCATGACCAACGACATCAACCTGCTGGTGCAGGCCTTCCAGATGCTGCCGCAGGTGTTCGGCAACCTGGCCGTGGTGGCCGGCTGCATGGCCTGGATGGCCTGGCTGTCGTGGCCGCTGGCGCTGGCCGCCGCGCTGCTGCTGGGCGTTGGCCTCGCGATCTACCACGTCGCCGAATACGTGCCGCTGCGCTACATGTACCGGCTGCGCGAACAGATGGGCCGGCTCTACCAGGATTTCCGCGACCTGATCGAGGGCAGCCGCGAGCTGCAGCTCAATGCGCGCAAGGGCGAGCAGTTCGTCGCCGAGGTGGTGGTGCCCGATTCGCAGGGGTTCAAGCGGCTCTACCTGGCCTCGATGGGCATCTATTCGCTGATCGCCAACCTCAACAACATCCTGTTCTACGGCCTGATCGGCGCGGTGGTGTTCGCCGCGCCGCTGTGGATCGCGGCCGAGCCGGCGGTGCTGACCGCCTTCGCGCTGATCCTGCTGTTCCTGATCAAGCCGATCAACGACATGCTGTACGCGCTGCCGGTGATCCGCCAGGCCGGCGTGGCGCTGGACAAGATCGCCCAGCTCGAGGGCGACCTCGACGCCGCCGCGCCGCCGCCCGCCGCGCCGGCCTTCGAGCGCCGCGGCGGGCCGCTGCTGGCGCTGCGCCAGGTGGTGCACCACTACCCCGGCCCGACCGAGGACCGCCAGTTCATGCTCGGCCCGATCGACCTCGCCATCGAGCGCGGCGAGATCGTCTTCATCGTCGGCGGCAACGGCAGCGGCAAGACCACGCTGGCCATGCTGATCCTGGGCCTGTATCCGCCCGAACGCGGGTCGATCGCGCTCGACGGCCAGGAAGTGACGGCCGCCAACCTGGCGCACTACCGCCAGCACTTTTCGGCGGTGTTCGCCGATTTCCACCTGTTCGAGCAGTTGCTGGAAGCCGGCCAGCCCGAGCTGCAGGCGCGTGCCATGCATTACCTCGACAAGCTCGGCATGGCGCACAAGGTGCAGGTTGCCGACGGCAAGTTCTCCACCGTCGCGCTGTCCAGCGGCCAGCGCAAGCGGCTGGCGCTGGTGTCGGCCTACCTCGAGGACCGGCCGATCTACCTGTTCGACGAATGGGCGGCCGACCAGGACCCGGCCTTCAAGCGGGTGTTCTACACCGAGCTGTTGCCCGAGCTGAAGCGGCGCGGCAAGACGGTGCTGATCGTCAGCCACGACGACGCCTACTTCGCCTGCGCCGACCGCATCGTCAAGCTCGAGGACGGCCAGCTCAAGCAGGCGCAGCGCCAGCCGGAGGAGGATCTCTGTGTCTGA
- a CDS encoding alpha/beta fold hydrolase, translated as MLARLWAEVLKLERVGVHDDFFALGGHSLLALSLAVRLRAVLPGEWQMLSLFECPTVAQLARRIDPGAERAPAARERSWTLLDDNLARLDGATATAAHDVVLIPGAGGSAEVFNGLARRLPASVRVFALHHDGIDNERPPLDSLAAMAERYAAQLLRRCAGPVTLVGYCVGGLIGLELARLLHRHGRADLRLCFVDTPVVPLGQPPAPFCEERLRREFFKAICETYARGAAPPAAAFDALGLEACIDLAIGAMELAGGHERDIWRAILRQRYLAERCHVLATRRYWQERAAARLALGHWADGSPAWPARIVQSTEFAAAGNSWLGSRYGELAVETRPARHLAILQEHEAAIARSIVRLIEDSPAMPAQAAAAELPAHSL; from the coding sequence GTGCTGGCGCGGCTGTGGGCCGAGGTGCTGAAGCTCGAACGCGTCGGTGTGCACGACGACTTCTTCGCGCTCGGCGGCCATTCGCTGCTGGCTTTGTCGCTGGCGGTCCGGCTGCGTGCCGTGCTGCCCGGCGAATGGCAGATGCTGTCGCTGTTCGAGTGCCCGACGGTGGCGCAACTGGCCCGCCGCATCGACCCCGGCGCGGAACGCGCGCCGGCGGCCCGCGAGCGCAGCTGGACGCTGCTCGACGACAACCTGGCGAGGCTCGACGGCGCGACCGCGACGGCGGCGCACGACGTCGTCCTGATCCCGGGCGCCGGCGGCAGCGCCGAGGTGTTCAACGGCCTGGCGCGGCGCCTGCCGGCGTCGGTCCGGGTGTTCGCGCTGCACCACGACGGCATCGACAACGAACGGCCGCCGCTGGACAGCCTGGCCGCGATGGCCGAGCGCTACGCGGCCCAGCTGCTGCGCCGCTGCGCCGGCCCCGTCACCCTGGTCGGCTACTGCGTCGGCGGCCTGATCGGCCTGGAGCTGGCGCGGCTGCTGCACCGGCACGGCCGTGCCGACCTGCGGCTGTGCTTCGTCGACACCCCCGTCGTTCCATTGGGCCAGCCGCCGGCGCCGTTCTGCGAGGAACGGCTGCGGCGCGAGTTCTTCAAGGCGATCTGCGAGACCTATGCGCGCGGCGCGGCGCCGCCGGCCGCTGCCTTCGACGCGCTCGGGCTGGAGGCCTGCATCGACCTGGCGATCGGTGCGATGGAACTGGCCGGCGGCCATGAACGCGACATCTGGCGCGCCATCCTGCGCCAGCGCTACCTGGCCGAGCGCTGCCACGTGCTGGCGACCCGGCGCTACTGGCAGGAGCGCGCCGCGGCACGGCTGGCCCTGGGCCACTGGGCCGACGGCAGCCCGGCCTGGCCGGCGCGGATCGTCCAGAGCACGGAATTCGCCGCGGCCGGCAACAGCTGGCTCGGCAGCCGCTACGGCGAGCTCGCCGTCGAGACCCGGCCGGCGCGCCATCTCGCGATCCTGCAGGAACACGAGGCCGCCATCGCCCGCTCGATCGTCCGCCTCATCGAAGACAGCCCGGCCATGCCGGCGCAGGCCGCAGCCGCCGAGCTGCCGGCGCACTCACTCTAG
- a CDS encoding non-ribosomal peptide synthetase — protein MPGLVLEPFGFERYLAKFDLTLGLVETADGLLALFEYNSDLFDEATIARMAGHFRRLLDAVVAAPGRRIAELAMLGEAERDQLLHGWNDTARPYPQEESWHRLFERQVARDGAATALVFDGQRLSYAELNARANRLAHWLRSRGAGPERLVALCLERSLETVVAILGVLKSGAAYLPLDPDHPAERLQDLLADAAPVRVLTQQRVLARQRWLVEAAFCLDAQADELAAWSDLDPVGRTLPDQLAYVIYTSGSTGRPKGVQVTHRNVVNLAWAHLEGIHRRLGGGRLRASLNAPYVFDASVAELILLLDGHALYIVPEAARLAPEALGAFFAEHRLDAFDSSPAQLRYLLEHGQAAALPRIVLFGGEAVDAPLWQALQAIEGKQFFNAYGPTECTVDVALAALADSPARPVIGRPQANTRFYLLDAHLNPVPVGVAGELYVAGDALARGYLNQPGLTAERFLPDPFDARPGGRMYRSGDAARYLADGNLEYLGRVDEQLKVRGFRIEAGEIEAALLAHPAIGEAVVVPVRHGAADALAAYLVRAVGHHPPLPASGERYRVRRLAPADGVLAAACRLERDGGAAIGVVSLARELALRDGAGRAYRVHPLASQPHGRAEFDALHRDAWPAYFEGAPLLGTHWEAMYRAFPELQIRIQESFDATVGVGNAVALQWDGSRDGLPDGWDGALARAVAEQRRGLAPDTLVVLAGVIDPRHKERKLAGLIVDAFRLLARSRGFARLLVALRPIGKTARQEMAIADYAELRRADGRLADGWLRLHCEAGGRVVGWSERSQYVEGSLAQWAGWSGRRFERSGPQALADTLAPVQVLLEQDKACYYDPCIWVEHPLPAATGAGALPDAAEALAAWRRLDPAPIERLLVLDAGAFDDGLADADRLLAALAPLAAPPVGPAAVREHLARSLPAYMIPAHFVFLDRMPLTATDKIDRKALPPPDFGQPLRDGYAAPADEAGRTLCEIWQAVLGLPRVGVDDNFFAIGGDSILSIRVVARARQAGIVFSAKQLFAHQTIAALLPHVAAAGPAAAPQGPVEGELPLLPIQLDFFAEGSPEPHHFNQSAVLTVPDDFDLALLHDAVAALLARHDALRLRFAAADGSWRGHYRPFEPAMAAQAIGYHDLRGLAEEARLAALAARGRAEQAGLSLADGPLLRAVWFDADGGRGRLLLAIHHLAVDGVSWRILLKDLEQCLQQRRRGGGALRLEDKGASGQQWGRFLRRHAASRALQRERSYWLETLAQPVDPLPAGQQAADDSMAATATLPLALSADDTQALLTRCQPAYGTRINDLLLAGLMLGLRRWAGIRRFRVLLEGHGREELGEAIDLSETVGWFTSAYPVRLDIGDGGTAEAILAVKEQLRTVPAQGIGFGILRRLAEPRLAADEPAALVFNYLGQFDGSAGAEPALRPVAEFAGEPVSPRHPRSHALGLNGGVRDGCLRMTLDYNGLRHDRAQMAALAAAIEAGWRDVIARCLAQPAAPAEFAARELVAGPAPLLPNAYEFLKRLDLNHWNASDLFELDGGFAAPLVLRALAQLLEQHDGLRCVLEQADGRWRQRFQLPSRMAPWWEEVDLAGIPDAGVRDCIESICTVRQAALDIRRIAFRAVYFNLGAGRKPRLLLVVHHLLIDRFGCEILVEDLRRACLALAAGQVPALPPKTTSMKALAEAWQARAQEPEVVADLAWWRDRRWERFRPLPPETRPQALAPDRGVAEIGTVSDALTAAETRELEAALARHPGLGLAEVTTCALVFAYGRWTGSPALHLLSGNNGRTVDFDEGIDLSRTVGWCMHYTRLPLDLTGCADVAEALGAVRRQMEAQRGREPHYGLLRYLHDDPQVRAQMEALPEAQLEFIFVPAHVRQADGGRPAGLAPAAESRGPDEGPMRARFRPFGSAAVHQGRLGVRWSYCRCMYGERTMADFAAECVAALRLIAAALSAPAIEPATESAGTQP, from the coding sequence GTGCCCGGCCTCGTGCTCGAGCCGTTCGGCTTCGAGCGCTACCTGGCCAAGTTCGACCTGACGCTGGGCCTGGTCGAGACCGCCGACGGACTGCTGGCGCTGTTCGAGTACAACAGCGACCTGTTCGACGAGGCCACCATCGCGCGCATGGCCGGCCATTTCCGCCGCCTGCTCGATGCCGTCGTCGCCGCGCCCGGGCGCCGCATCGCCGAGCTGGCCATGCTGGGCGAGGCCGAGCGCGACCAGCTGCTGCACGGCTGGAACGACACTGCGCGGCCCTATCCGCAGGAAGAGAGCTGGCACCGGCTGTTCGAGCGGCAGGTCGCGCGCGACGGCGCGGCGACCGCGCTGGTGTTCGACGGCCAGCGGCTCAGCTACGCCGAGCTGAACGCGCGCGCCAACCGGCTGGCGCACTGGCTGCGCAGCCGCGGCGCCGGCCCCGAGCGGCTGGTGGCGCTGTGCCTGGAGCGTTCGCTGGAGACGGTGGTCGCCATCCTCGGCGTGCTCAAGTCCGGCGCGGCCTACCTGCCGCTCGACCCGGACCACCCGGCCGAGCGGCTGCAGGACCTGCTGGCCGACGCGGCGCCGGTGCGGGTGCTGACCCAGCAGCGCGTGCTGGCCCGCCAGCGCTGGCTGGTCGAGGCGGCGTTCTGCCTCGATGCGCAGGCGGACGAGCTGGCGGCCTGGTCCGATCTCGACCCGGTCGGGCGGACGCTGCCGGACCAGCTGGCCTACGTGATCTACACCTCCGGCTCGACCGGCCGGCCCAAGGGCGTGCAGGTCACCCACCGCAACGTGGTCAACCTGGCCTGGGCCCACCTCGAAGGCATCCATCGCCGGCTCGGCGGCGGCCGGCTGCGCGCCAGCCTCAACGCGCCCTACGTGTTCGATGCCTCGGTGGCCGAGCTGATCCTGCTGCTCGACGGCCACGCGCTCTACATCGTGCCCGAGGCGGCGCGGCTGGCGCCCGAGGCGCTCGGCGCCTTCTTCGCCGAGCATCGGCTCGACGCCTTCGATTCCAGCCCGGCCCAGCTGCGCTACCTGCTGGAGCACGGCCAGGCCGCCGCGCTGCCGCGCATCGTGCTGTTCGGCGGCGAGGCCGTCGACGCGCCGCTGTGGCAGGCGCTGCAGGCGATCGAGGGCAAGCAGTTCTTCAACGCCTACGGCCCGACCGAATGCACGGTCGACGTGGCGCTGGCCGCGCTGGCCGATTCGCCGGCCCGGCCGGTGATCGGCCGGCCGCAGGCCAACACGCGCTTCTACCTGCTCGATGCGCACTTGAACCCGGTGCCGGTCGGCGTGGCCGGCGAGCTGTACGTGGCCGGCGACGCGCTGGCGCGCGGCTACCTGAACCAGCCGGGGCTGACCGCCGAACGCTTCCTGCCCGATCCGTTCGACGCCCGGCCCGGCGGCCGCATGTACCGCAGCGGCGACGCGGCGCGCTACCTGGCCGACGGCAATCTCGAATACCTCGGCCGCGTCGACGAACAGCTGAAGGTGCGCGGCTTCCGCATCGAGGCCGGCGAGATCGAGGCGGCGCTGCTGGCGCATCCCGCCATCGGCGAGGCGGTGGTCGTGCCGGTGCGGCACGGCGCGGCCGATGCGCTGGCGGCCTACCTGGTGCGCGCGGTCGGCCACCATCCGCCGCTTCCGGCGAGCGGCGAGCGCTACCGGGTGCGCCGGCTGGCGCCGGCCGACGGCGTGCTGGCGGCGGCCTGCCGGCTGGAGCGCGACGGCGGCGCGGCGATCGGCGTCGTGAGTCTCGCGCGCGAGCTGGCGCTGCGCGACGGCGCCGGGCGCGCCTACCGGGTCCACCCGCTGGCCAGCCAGCCGCACGGCCGCGCCGAGTTCGACGCGCTGCACCGCGACGCCTGGCCGGCCTATTTCGAGGGCGCGCCGCTGCTCGGGACGCACTGGGAGGCGATGTACCGCGCCTTCCCCGAGCTGCAGATCCGTATCCAGGAAAGCTTCGACGCCACCGTCGGCGTCGGCAACGCGGTGGCGCTGCAATGGGACGGCAGCCGCGACGGCCTGCCCGACGGCTGGGACGGCGCGCTGGCGCGGGCGGTGGCCGAGCAGCGCCGCGGCCTGGCGCCCGACACCCTGGTGGTGCTGGCCGGCGTGATCGATCCGCGCCACAAGGAACGCAAGCTGGCCGGCCTGATCGTCGACGCCTTCCGGCTGCTGGCGCGGAGCCGCGGCTTCGCCCGCCTGCTGGTGGCGCTGCGCCCGATCGGCAAGACCGCCCGGCAGGAGATGGCCATCGCCGACTACGCCGAACTGCGCCGGGCCGATGGCCGGCTGGCCGACGGCTGGCTGCGGCTGCACTGCGAGGCCGGCGGCCGGGTGGTCGGCTGGAGCGAGCGCTCGCAGTACGTCGAGGGCAGCCTGGCGCAATGGGCCGGCTGGAGCGGCCGGCGCTTCGAGCGCTCCGGCCCGCAGGCGCTGGCCGATACGCTGGCGCCGGTGCAGGTGCTGCTGGAACAGGACAAGGCCTGCTACTACGACCCCTGCATCTGGGTCGAGCATCCGCTGCCGGCCGCGACCGGCGCCGGCGCGCTGCCGGACGCCGCCGAGGCGCTGGCCGCCTGGCGCCGGCTCGATCCGGCGCCGATCGAACGGCTGCTGGTGCTCGACGCCGGCGCCTTCGACGATGGCCTGGCCGACGCCGACCGCCTGCTGGCCGCGCTGGCCCCCCTGGCCGCGCCGCCGGTCGGCCCGGCCGCGGTCCGCGAGCACCTGGCCCGCAGCCTGCCGGCCTACATGATCCCGGCCCATTTCGTCTTCCTCGACCGCATGCCGCTGACGGCGACCGACAAGATCGACCGCAAGGCGCTGCCGCCGCCCGACTTCGGCCAGCCGCTGCGCGACGGCTACGCGGCGCCGGCCGACGAGGCCGGGCGCACGCTGTGCGAGATCTGGCAGGCGGTGCTGGGCCTGCCGCGCGTCGGCGTCGACGACAATTTCTTCGCGATCGGCGGCGACTCCATCCTGTCGATCCGGGTGGTCGCGCGGGCGCGCCAGGCCGGCATCGTGTTCAGCGCCAAGCAGCTGTTCGCCCACCAGACCATCGCCGCGCTGCTGCCGCACGTCGCCGCCGCCGGGCCGGCCGCGGCGCCGCAGGGGCCGGTCGAGGGCGAGCTGCCGCTGCTGCCGATCCAGCTCGATTTCTTCGCCGAGGGCAGCCCCGAGCCGCATCATTTCAACCAGTCGGCCGTGCTGACGGTGCCGGACGACTTCGACCTGGCGCTGCTGCACGACGCGGTGGCGGCGCTGCTGGCGCGGCACGACGCGCTGCGGCTGCGCTTCGCCGCGGCGGACGGCTCGTGGCGCGGCCATTACCGGCCGTTCGAGCCGGCCATGGCGGCGCAGGCGATCGGCTACCACGACCTGCGCGGCCTGGCGGAGGAGGCGCGGCTGGCGGCGCTGGCCGCGCGCGGCCGGGCGGAGCAGGCCGGCCTGTCGCTGGCCGACGGGCCGCTGCTGCGCGCGGTCTGGTTCGACGCCGACGGCGGCCGTGGCCGGCTGTTGCTGGCCATCCATCACCTGGCGGTCGACGGCGTGTCCTGGCGCATCCTGCTGAAGGACCTGGAGCAGTGCCTGCAGCAGCGCCGCCGGGGCGGCGGCGCGCTGCGGCTGGAGGACAAGGGCGCGTCGGGCCAGCAGTGGGGCCGCTTCCTGCGCCGCCATGCCGCCAGCCGCGCGCTGCAGCGCGAACGGTCGTACTGGCTCGAGACGCTGGCGCAGCCGGTCGACCCGCTGCCGGCCGGGCAGCAGGCCGCCGACGACAGCATGGCCGCCACCGCCACGCTGCCGCTGGCGCTGTCGGCCGACGACACCCAGGCGCTGCTGACGCGCTGCCAGCCGGCCTACGGCACCCGCATCAACGACCTGCTGCTGGCCGGCCTGATGCTGGGGCTGCGCCGCTGGGCCGGCATCCGCCGTTTCCGCGTGCTGCTGGAAGGCCACGGCCGCGAGGAGCTGGGCGAGGCGATCGACCTGAGCGAGACGGTCGGCTGGTTCACCAGCGCCTACCCGGTCCGGCTCGACATCGGCGACGGCGGGACGGCCGAGGCGATCCTGGCGGTCAAGGAGCAGCTGCGCACGGTGCCGGCCCAGGGCATCGGCTTCGGCATCCTGCGCCGGCTGGCCGAGCCGCGGCTGGCCGCCGACGAGCCGGCCGCGCTGGTGTTCAACTACCTCGGCCAGTTCGACGGCAGCGCCGGCGCCGAGCCGGCGCTGCGGCCGGTGGCCGAATTCGCCGGCGAGCCGGTCAGCCCGCGCCACCCGCGCAGCCATGCGCTGGGCCTGAACGGCGGCGTGCGCGACGGCTGCCTGCGGATGACGCTCGACTACAACGGCCTGCGCCACGACCGGGCGCAGATGGCGGCGCTGGCCGCGGCGATCGAGGCCGGCTGGCGCGACGTCATCGCCCGCTGCCTGGCCCAGCCCGCCGCGCCGGCCGAATTCGCCGCGCGCGAGCTGGTCGCCGGCCCGGCGCCGCTGCTGCCCAACGCCTATGAATTCCTCAAGCGGCTGGACCTGAACCACTGGAACGCTTCCGACCTGTTCGAACTCGACGGCGGCTTCGCCGCGCCGCTGGTGCTGCGCGCGCTGGCCCAGCTGCTGGAACAGCACGACGGCCTGCGCTGCGTGCTGGAGCAGGCCGACGGCCGCTGGCGCCAGCGCTTCCAGCTGCCGAGCCGGATGGCGCCGTGGTGGGAGGAGGTCGACCTGGCCGGCATACCCGACGCCGGGGTGCGCGATTGCATCGAGTCGATCTGCACGGTGCGGCAGGCCGCGCTCGATATCCGCCGGATCGCCTTCCGCGCCGTTTATTTCAACCTCGGCGCGGGCCGCAAGCCGCGCCTGCTGCTGGTCGTCCACCACCTGTTGATCGACCGCTTCGGCTGCGAGATCCTGGTCGAGGACCTGCGCCGGGCCTGCCTCGCGCTGGCGGCCGGCCAGGTGCCGGCGCTGCCGCCCAAGACCACCTCGATGAAGGCGCTGGCCGAGGCCTGGCAGGCGCGCGCGCAGGAGCCCGAAGTGGTCGCCGACCTGGCCTGGTGGCGCGACCGGCGCTGGGAACGGTTCCGGCCGCTGCCGCCGGAGACGCGGCCGCAGGCACTGGCACCCGACCGCGGCGTGGCCGAGATCGGCACGGTGAGCGATGCGCTGACGGCGGCGGAGACGCGCGAGCTGGAAGCGGCGCTGGCCCGCCATCCGGGCCTGGGCCTGGCCGAGGTGACGACCTGCGCGCTGGTGTTCGCCTACGGCCGCTGGACCGGCTCGCCCGCGTTGCATCTCTTGAGCGGCAACAACGGCCGCACGGTGGACTTCGACGAGGGCATCGACCTGTCGCGCACGGTCGGCTGGTGCATGCACTACACCCGGCTGCCGCTCGACCTGACCGGCTGCGCGGACGTGGCCGAGGCGCTCGGGGCGGTCCGCCGGCAGATGGAGGCGCAGCGCGGCCGCGAACCGCACTACGGCCTGCTGCGCTACCTGCACGACGATCCGCAGGTGCGCGCGCAGATGGAGGCGCTGCCGGAGGCGCAGCTCGAATTCATCTTCGTGCCGGCCCATGTCCGCCAGGCCGACGGCGGCCGCCCGGCGGGCCTGGCGCCGGCGGCCGAGTCGCGCGGGCCGGACGAGGGGCCGATGCGGGCGCGCTTCCGGCCGTTCGGCAGCGCCGCGGTGCACCAGGGCCGGCTCGGCGTGCGCTGGAGTTACTGCCGCTGCATGTACGGCGAGCGGACCATGGCGGATTTCGCCGCCGAGTGCGTCGCCGCGCTGCGCCTGATCGCCGCCGCGCTGTCCGCGCCTGCGATCGAGCCGGCGACCGAATCCGCCGGGACGCAGCCATGA